The genomic window CATCCTCGACCCGGCCGCCGGTCCGCTGATCGCCGTCCGGCTCAACATCCTGACCCGCAAGTCGCTGGGCGGCCTGGAGACCGACCTGTCCTCCCGGGTCCTCGCCGAGGACGGCGCCCCGCTGCCCGGGGTGTACGCGGCGGGGGAGGCGGCCGGATTCGGCGGCGGCGGGGTGCACGGCTACCGGTCGCTGGAGGGGACGTTCCTGGGCGGCTGCATCTTCTCCGGCCGCGCCGCCGGCCGCGCGGCCGCGAAGGCCGTCGGCTGACGAACCGTGTGACGGGCGGACCACGTCCGGCCGTCCCGGCGGAATCCTCACGGCCCGGACCGGCGTGACGGGCGCCCGGGCCACGGCTGCCCGGACGTCCGTCACACCAGCCGTTCCACCACCCGGAACCGCTCGGCCACGATCATCGTCCCGTCGTCCACGGTGAACAGCGGGTCGCCGAGGGCCTCCCGCATCTCCTCGCCGTGCCAGAACACCTCGTGCCCCGCCCGCCACTCCGCGACCGAGGTGTGTCCTTCCCCCTCGTCCCGCACGTGCCGCTCATCGACCGACCCCAGGGGCAGAACCCTGACCTCCGTCAGTTCTACGACGGCGACCTCCCGCCCGTCGGAGTCGATGAGCGCGGAACGCTCCCCCACGGGCGGAAGGTCCTCCTTCTCCACCTCGTACTCGGCGAGCAGGCCGGAGGTCGAGACCTTCGCGCCGGAGAGCACCGCCGCCACCAGCCGGTCGCGCAGAGGGCCGGGAAAGGCGAGGAGGAAGGGCTTG from Streptomyces sp. NBC_01341 includes these protein-coding regions:
- a CDS encoding ASCH domain-containing protein produces the protein MENREPLKPFLLAFPGPLRDRLVAAVLSGAKVSTSGLLAEYEVEKEDLPPVGERSALIDSDGREVAVVELTEVRVLPLGSVDERHVRDEGEGHTSVAEWRAGHEVFWHGEEMREALGDPLFTVDDGTMIVAERFRVVERLV